DNA sequence from the Pedobacter sp. W3I1 genome:
ATGAAAAAGTTATTCTCTATTGCCCTGCTCGTTTGTTTGAGTGGTTATACTGTTTCTGCCCAGGAACTTTATATGCCCCGAAATATTAAAGCAGCATTTGCTAAGGGCACACGTGCTATGAATGGAAAACCTGGCCCAAATTATTGGCAAAACCATGGTAAATACAACATGGATATTAAGGTAGATGCCGAAACCAAAGTGGTTAGCGGCAAAGAAGAAATTTTATACAGCAACAACAGTCCTGATACTTTAAAAACGCTTGCTATCCGTTTTGTAAACAATTTACATAAACCAACTTCCCCTAGAGGTGGTGCAGTAAGTGAAGATTTTTTAAGTACGGGTTTAAACATCATCTCCTTTTCCGTTGATGGCGAAACTTATCAGGTTGATAGTAAAGCTTGGGGAACAGTAGGAAACGTTAAGCTGAACAAACCATTGTTGCCAAAATCGAAAATTACGGTTAAAATAGCGTGGGATTACCCATTATCAAAAGAAAGTGGTCGCGAGGGGCAGATTGATCCAAACTCTTTCTTTGTGGCTTATAGCTATCCGCGCATATCGGTATATGATGATTATAATGGCTGGGACCGTATTCCACACACCGATAGGGCTGAGTTTTATAACGACTTTAACGATTACGAATTTGCTATTAAAGCCCCTAAAAATTATGTGGTTTATGCAACCGGCGATTTCCTGAATCCGGATGAAGTATTACAGCCTGAAATTGCGGCTCGTTTAAAAAAATCGTATAATGGTGATGAAGTAATCCATATTGCTACCGGTCAGGAAATGAAAGATGGTAAAGTAACCCAGCAAAAAGACTGGAACACCTGGAAATTTGCCGTAAACCACATTACCGATGTTACTTTTGCCCTGAGCAACCACTATGTTTGGGATGGTGCAAGTGTAATTGTAGATAAAAAGACCAACCGCCGCGCAAGCGCTCAGGCTGCTTACAACCCAACTACGGGAACAGATTTTATCAACTCGGTTAAGTACAACCTTAATGCCTTAGATTGGTTCTCGAACAATTGGCCGGGAATTCCCTATCCTTATGTAAAAACCATTGCTTTTCAAGGCTTTGCCGATATGGAGTATCCGATGATGGTGAACGATTCGCAATTTGGTGATCCTGTATTTGCACAACTGGTTCAAGACCATGAAGTGGCGCATACTTACTTTCCTTTCTACATGGGCATTAACGAAACCCGTTACGCCTATATGGACGAAGGATGGGCCACAACATTCGAATATTTAATCGGTATTGCAGAACATGGTAAAGAAGCTGCAGACAGCTTTTACAAAAACTTCAGGGTAAATAAATACATTAACGATAAATCTGCAGAAGAAGATCAACCTGTAATTTCGATGTCTGACCAGGTTTCGGGTTCAGGCTATGGCAATAACTCTTACGGGAAAGCTTCATTATCTTATTTGGCACTTAAAGATCTGTTAGGAGATGACTTATTCAAAAAAGCACTTCATACCTATATGAGCAACTGGAATGGCAAACACCCTATTCCATGGGATTATTTTAACTCAATGAATGCAGGTTCTGGACAGAATTTAAACTGGTTTTTCCAAAATTGGTTCTTTACCAACAATTACCTTGATCTAGCTATTGCTAAAGTAACTTCTGCAAAAGGAAAATCTGCTGTCACCATTAAAAATGTAGGTGGTTTTGCCATTCCATTCGATGTTGTGGTTACTTATACCGATGGAAAAACTGAAACCATTCATAAAACGCCAGCGATTTGGAAAGCAAACCAGAAAGAGGCGAATATAACCGTTAATACAACTAAAAAAATAAAATCAATTGGTTTAGAGAATGGAATTTATGTAGATGCTACGCCAGGGGATAATGTTTGGTCAGCTAAATAGTTGACAGTTCGCAATTTTCAGTTGGCAACTATATCAAACTGCCAACTGAAAACTGTTGACTGAGAACTGCAAACTAATAACTGAGAACCGGCTCGTGTTTAACCGGAAAATTTAACGAGTTAGCAATAAAACACATTTTATTGGCTTCGTGATGCAGCGATGCTGCCAGTTCGTAATGTGCTTTATCGGCAATTAAAACCTGCGGGTGTAGGGTAACTTCTTTAAACCTACCACTACCATCGGCCGATTCTTCCATGGTACCTACAGCCTCATCCTTATAATCAATTACTACAATTTCGTTTTTAGAGCATAAATGTAAATACCAGAGCATATGGCAACTGGATATAGAGGCCAACAACAGGTCTTCGGGATTATATTTAGATTTATCGCCCAGAAAAGCAGAATCAGACGATCCGGAAATATCGGCTTTGCCTTTTACTGAAATTACATAATCGCGATCGTACGAACGGTAATCCATTGTACCCGAGCCTTTATTGCCCGTCCAGGTAACTGTAGTTGAATATAAGTGATCTTTCGGCATGATAAAATTGGTTAGATTGTATAGCCAATTTAAGCAAATAAAACTGAGATTTATACCTTTTTTAGACTTAAGACTGTAAAACATTAAGTTTAAATAGCTATTAAGTTAAGTCCTATTGCTGACAGTCTGAGCTTATCGAAGACCTTTTAAGTAATTGAAAACAAAAAAACATTTGTCCTTCGACAGGTTCAGGATGACAATCTTTTTTTGTTTTCTCCTTAACTTAATGACATTGGAGTAGCACTTCACCCAGGGCTAAACGCCAGAAACAGTAGTTTATTTTAGGTTTTGCAGGCCGCAACCGCACAACATAAACCTGATTGAAATGAAAAGCCCACAGCGTAGCGAGGACTTGCAATGGAAAGCAGGGCAGAACCTTGCCTACTGGCAGTACCTTTGCTTTCCAAAACCAAAATAAAGATAGCTTCCTAGAAACTGAGCGCGCTTAACTTCTCGGCCAAAACCTCCGAAATTTTACGGTACGAATCAAATGTCCAGCCACCCACGTGAGGGGTTAAAATCACTCTGCCGTTACTTTTAAGTTCACTGTACCAAGTCTGCTCACCCAGAGCCGGGAATTTTTCTGTTTGCAGCACATCCAGTCCTGCACCTAAAATCTTTCCTGTTTTAATGGCATTCAACACTGCTGTTGTATTTACAATTTCGCCCCTGGCCGTATTGATAAAGAAAATTGGCTTTTTAAAATGATAGAAATACTCATCATCAATCATTTGTCTGGTTTCAGCCGTTAAGGGAATATGAAGACTCAGCACATCGCTGTGCTTCACAATTTCTTCCATGCTTACCTCGCGGGCAAAAGCATCCGAAAAACCGGTTTTGTATTTATCATAAGCCATTACATCAACTTCGAAACCCGCCAGTTTCTTTGCAAAGCTTTGTCCCATAAAACCATAGCCAATAATCCCTACCTTCTTGCCTTTTAATTCGTAACCACGGTTACCTTCCCTATCCCACACGCCATTCCTGATTTCCATATCGGCCCTTCGGAAATTGTTCATCAATGATAACAGCAAACCCGTAGCATGCTCACCAACGGCATCACAATTCCCTTCGGGAGCATTAATCAATTCGATATTTCTTTCAAAAGCGATCTTATCATCAATATTATCTAACCCTGCCCCTGCCCTGGCTACAAATTTTAAATTTGGGGCAGCAGCAAAGATCTCGGCATCGATCCTAAATTTCGTCCGAACAGCTATGCCTGTATAATCTTTTATTTTATCTAGTGTTTGTTGACGGGTAATCTGTGGTTCATCATCAACCTCGTAGCCCATGGCAATAGCCTGCTCTTTAAACGCAGGGTGTAAATCATCAACAATTAATATCTTATTCATAATGAACAAAAGTAACATTTTGCAAATTGTTCGATTGTAATATTCGTTTATAGTTTTGGTAAAACCGACAACTGCCAATTATTAACTGTGAACTGCAGATTACCCACAAAAATATTACTATAAAATGGCTGTAATAAAATAGTTACGGCTCCTTAATTAAACTTAGTTGACGTTACTTTGTCTCCCTTTATAAAAACACACGAAATTTTATTTTTTAATGAGACTTTTACAATCGAGAACAATACAGATCACCCTTTTACTTTTAAGCTTATCATTTAGTCTTTTCGCACAAACAAGCGGAAAAGCAAAAATTACCGGAATACTTAAAGATGCAAAAACACAAGAAACCATTCCATTTGCTACAGCGATTTTAATTGATAAGGCTACGGCCAAAAATGCGAAAATTGTGCAAACCGATGTAAACGGTGCTTTTGTAATGACTGATATTCCTGCCGGAACTTTTACCTTTAAAATAAGTTTTGTGGGTTACCAAACCATGGTTAGAGATAACGTAGCCATTACCGCTGCCACTGGCACGTTAAACTTTGGCGAGATTAAAATGAACCCTGCAAAAGGCAATGTGCTGAGCGAAATTACTGTAACGGGCCAAAAACAAGGCATGCAAATGGGTATCGATAAAAAGATTTTCGCTGTAGATCAGAGCGTAATTAGCGAAGGTGGCTCAGCAGGCGATTTATTGCAGAATGTACCATCGGTCTCTACCGATATGGATGGCAATGTGAGTTTACGTGGCTCAACAGGTGTTAAAGTATTAATTGATGGAAAGCCATCTTTAATTGCTGGCGGTAATGTAGCCCAGATTCTTCAATCAATCCCAGCCAGCTCTATCGAAAGTGTTGAGGTAATTACCAATCCATCTGCAAAATACGATGCAGAAGGTCAATCGGGGATTATTAACATTGTACTTAAGAAAAATACAAAACTTGGTTTTAACGGTTCTGTTGCACTAACTGCAGGTAACCGAGATAACTATAATGCCAACACCAACTTAAGCTTCCAGAACAGCAAGGTAAATATTTATGGAAACTATGGCTATCGTTACGGTAACCGTTTGGGAGGTGGTTTTCAGGACATTACCTACAAAATACCAAGCAGCTCAACAGCTTTCGCAAATCAAAATACGGTTTCAACCTCTTTAGACAAGGGACACAATGCTAAAGCTGGTTTAGATTATTATTTGGCACCAAAAAGCGTAATCAGCTTGTCGGGTGGTTTTAACTCAAGAGAAAATGAGCGAAACGAGCTGCTGGATATCAGACAATTAAGTTCAAACCAGTCACCAGTTTTATTGAGCAACAGAACCAATAATAATGATGGTTATGGAAAAAGCTATGACCTGAATTTAGATTATGTGCAGAAGTTTAAAAAACCAAAAGAAGAGTTAACCTTCAACTTTGGATACTCGTACGGTACAAACAACAACGACCAGACTTACAGCACCAATACCACAAACCGGAACGGTGTGCCGATTGATGAAACCTTAAGTTTACAGCGAGTTTTTAATACGGGCAATAACACCAATTACAACATCCAGACTGATTATGCATTACCTGTTGGTAAAGCGGGTAAAATTGAAGTTGGTTACCGTAGCCAGATTCGCTTAGGAAACAACGATCAATATGCAGATTCGATTCCTACAAATACGAATACTTATATCAGTAATAATAAGTTAATTAACGGTTTCGATAGTAAGGATCAGGTACACGCACTTTATTTCAATTACCAGAATCAGATTAAAGATTTTGGTTACCAAATTGGATTAAGAGGAGAAGATGCACGTTTAGATACCCATTTAGAAGGCTATACAAACAATGTATTAACTACTGCAGAAGGGAATATCCACTACAAAAGAATATATCCAAGTGTTTTCTTAACACAAAAACTAAAGGGTGATAATCAGCTTCAATTGAGTTATACCCGTCGCGTAAACCGCCCCCGCCCCTGGGATACCAACCCGTTTTTAGATGTTTCGGATCCTTTAAACTATAGAGGTGGTAACCCAAATTTATTACCCGAGGATGTACACTCTTTTGAATTGGGCTATAGTAAATACTGGAAAAAAGTAACCTTAACATCGAGTTTGTATTTCCGCCAAACCAATGATGTCATTCAACGGGTAAGAAGTACGCCTGTTAACGGAATTATTACTTCAACCCCTCAAAATTTAACGAATCAAATTAATAGCGGTTTAGAATTAATTGGCCGTTTTGATCTGATTAAAGCCCTAAACTTCACCACTAACGTAAACTTATATCAGGCTAAGTTTGCTGGTGATGCACGATTTGACATTCCATCAAGCAGTGGCTTTAGCTGGAACGCCAACCTTACCGGAAATTTAACAGTAGTTAAAAATTTATCGTTGCAGGTGCGTGGCGATTATAGGGCGCCAGAAGTGATGGCACAGGGAAAACGTAATGCTATGTATGGGGTTGACGGTGGAGCCAAATACGATTTCCCGAACAAGAAAGCATCTTTAAGTTTCAATGTTAGAGATGTCTTTAATACCAGAAGATGGAGCATGACCACTGAAGATAGAGCCACAATAGTTGATTTTGAACGCCAGTTTCAGGGAACAATGGGAAATTTAACTTTCTCTTACCGCTTTGGAAAAACTACATTTACCGGTACGAATAAAAAGAAGAAAGAAGAGCAGGACAATCGTCCTGATGAAGGATCATTCTAATTTTAACCAAGGGTGCTTAGAAAAATCTAAGCACTTTTTTTTGCACTAAATTTCTTCGATAAAATTCCTTTCTTCTTAAAAACTATAACAAGTTGTTATCTTGCAGCATGGAAGAGATCAACCCCTGGAAAACCTTAGAGAGTGATGTAAAATACGACAACAACTGGATTCGTTTAACCGAACACCAGGTCATTAATCCCTCTGGTGGACAAGGGATTTACGGCACTGTTCATTTTAAAAATCTCGCCATCGGAATCCTCCCTTTAGATGAAGATTACAATACCTGGTTGGTTGGTCAATACCGGTATCCAATTAACGCTTACAGCTGGGAAATTCCAGAAGGCGGTGGGCCATTTCACGAAGCACCATTAGAAAGTGCCCGAAGGGAATTGTTAGAAGAAACGGGCATGAGCGCCAGAAACTGGAAAGAGATCCAAAGGATGCATCTTTCTAATTCCGTAAGCGACGAGTTGAGTATCATCTATATTGCTACCGATTTGATACAAGGTATCGCCATGCCCGAAGAAACCGAAGAACTTGTGATCAAAAAATTACCTTTCGATGAAGCCTATCAAATGGTTATGAACGGAGAGATTACTGATTCGATGAGCGTAGCTGCAATCTTAAAAGCTAAATTAATGATGCTAAATGGTGAATTGTAACCGTGGTAATCACCAAATGTTCCTAACGGAACATAAAAAAATATTATATATTTTTTTCTACCGGGCACATGTCCCGATGGGACATTGCATGATTAAATATTAAAATTATTTGTATTAAATTGTTGAAACAATCCCTGAATATTAAATCATCCCAAAAATTATTGATGTCCCCAGAGAATATCGGCTTATTAGTTCTTTTAATTGTGAGCTGTTATAAAATTAACCTAATACCAAAAAGTATTGTATCAGCGCTTGTTCGATAGAGCCATTTGTTTTAAATTGCTAGTGCAATCCCTAAATGTTAAATCACCCTAAAAATTATTGATGTCCCAGAGGAGTATCGGCTTATTAGTTCTTTTAATTGTGAGCTGTTATAAAATTAACCTAATGCCTAAAAACATTGCATCAGCACTTGTTCGATAGAGCCATTTGTTTTAAATTGCTAGTGCAATCCCTAAATGTTAAATCACCCTAAAAATTATTGATGTCCCAGAGGAGTATCGGCTTATTAGTTCTTTTAATAGTGGGTTGTTATAAAATTTACCTAATACCAAAAAAATATTGCATCAGCACTTGTTCAATAGAGCTATTTGTTTTAAATTGCTAATGCAATCCCTAAATATTAAATCATCCTAAAATTATTGATGTCAGAGGAATATCGGCTTATTAGTTCTTTTAATAGTGGGTTGTTATAAAATTTACCTAATACCAAAAAAATATTGCATCAGCACTTGTTCAATAGAGCTATTTGTTTTAAATTGCTAGTGCAATCCCTAAATGTTAAATCATCGCAAAAATTATTGATGTCCCAGATGAATATCGCTTATCAGTTCTTTTAACCGCGGGTTGTTATAAAATTCACTTAATACCTAAAAATATTGTATCAGTACTTGTTCGATAGGACCATTTGTTAAATTGCTAGTACAATCCCTAAATGTTAAATCATCCTAAAAATTATTGATGTCCCAGGGAGACATCGGCTTATTGGTTCTTTTAAAAGCGGGTTATTATAAAATTCACCTAATACCTAAAAAACATTGCATCAGCACTTGTTCTATAGAGTCATTTGTTTTAAATTGCTAATGCAATCCCTAAATGTTTAAATCATCCTAAAATTATTGATGTCAGAGAAATATCGGCTTATTAGTTCTTTTAATTGTGAGTTGTTATAAAATCAACCTAATACCAAAAAAATATTGCATCAGCACTTGTTCAATAGAGCTATTTGTTTTAAATTGCTAATGCAATCCCTAAATATTAAATCATCCTAAAAATTATTAATGTCCAGTATGGACATTTCCTCGGTAGAAATTGCAGATGGCAATTTTCGTTCCGTAGGAACGTTTGATTTTGATTTAAATTTAGAACGCTATGTCGAATACCTATACCCAATTACACATTCAGTTTGTTTTTGCTGTTAAATTTCGTGCTTCATTAATTCATCCGGAGTGGAAAGAAAGGCTATTAAAATATCTCACAGGAATATTTCAGGCAAATAACCATAAAATGATACAGATTAATTGTATGCCCGATCACATTCACATTTTTATTGGTATGCGGCCACATCAGTCTATTTCTAGCCTGATCCAGAATGTAAAGACAGAAAGTTCTAAATGGATTAATGATCAGCGATTGTGTAAAACAAAATTTGCCTGGCAAGAAGGTTATGGTGCATTTTCATATTCGAAAAGCCATGTTCAACAGGTCATTCAATACATTAAAAACCAGGAACAGCACCATAAAAAGGAGAGCTTTTTACAGGAGTACGCCAGTTTCTTAAAAACGTTTGAGATTGAATACGAAGAAAAGTACATCTTCAAAGAACCAGAGTAATTTATTATTATCTTTGCTACCTATTAAATCACCCAGATGAGCAAGCTTTTCGGATACATTTTAACACCCATTTTTTATATTTTCTTTGGATTAACACTTTGCATCTTTCATCCTATCCAATGGGTTTGCTTTAAGCTTTTTGGCTATAAAGCGCATAAAGTTTCGGTAGATATCCTTAATTTTTTCCTAACCTATTGCCAGATCTTTTTATTCAATTCGATCAGCTTTAAGAATGAATACGATTTACCGACAGATAGACCTATTATTTTTGCAGC
Encoded proteins:
- the tnpA gene encoding IS200/IS605 family transposase, producing the protein MSNTYTQLHIQFVFAVKFRASLIHPEWKERLLKYLTGIFQANNHKMIQINCMPDHIHIFIGMRPHQSISSLIQNVKTESSKWINDQRLCKTKFAWQEGYGAFSYSKSHVQQVIQYIKNQEQHHKKESFLQEYASFLKTFEIEYEEKYIFKEPE
- a CDS encoding M1 family metallopeptidase; translated protein: MKKLFSIALLVCLSGYTVSAQELYMPRNIKAAFAKGTRAMNGKPGPNYWQNHGKYNMDIKVDAETKVVSGKEEILYSNNSPDTLKTLAIRFVNNLHKPTSPRGGAVSEDFLSTGLNIISFSVDGETYQVDSKAWGTVGNVKLNKPLLPKSKITVKIAWDYPLSKESGREGQIDPNSFFVAYSYPRISVYDDYNGWDRIPHTDRAEFYNDFNDYEFAIKAPKNYVVYATGDFLNPDEVLQPEIAARLKKSYNGDEVIHIATGQEMKDGKVTQQKDWNTWKFAVNHITDVTFALSNHYVWDGASVIVDKKTNRRASAQAAYNPTTGTDFINSVKYNLNALDWFSNNWPGIPYPYVKTIAFQGFADMEYPMMVNDSQFGDPVFAQLVQDHEVAHTYFPFYMGINETRYAYMDEGWATTFEYLIGIAEHGKEAADSFYKNFRVNKYINDKSAEEDQPVISMSDQVSGSGYGNNSYGKASLSYLALKDLLGDDLFKKALHTYMSNWNGKHPIPWDYFNSMNAGSGQNLNWFFQNWFFTNNYLDLAIAKVTSAKGKSAVTIKNVGGFAIPFDVVVTYTDGKTETIHKTPAIWKANQKEANITVNTTKKIKSIGLENGIYVDATPGDNVWSAK
- a CDS encoding OsmC family protein produces the protein MPKDHLYSTTVTWTGNKGSGTMDYRSYDRDYVISVKGKADISGSSDSAFLGDKSKYNPEDLLLASISSCHMLWYLHLCSKNEIVVIDYKDEAVGTMEESADGSGRFKEVTLHPQVLIADKAHYELAASLHHEANKMCFIANSLNFPVKHEPVLSY
- a CDS encoding TonB-dependent receptor domain-containing protein, which codes for MRLLQSRTIQITLLLLSLSFSLFAQTSGKAKITGILKDAKTQETIPFATAILIDKATAKNAKIVQTDVNGAFVMTDIPAGTFTFKISFVGYQTMVRDNVAITAATGTLNFGEIKMNPAKGNVLSEITVTGQKQGMQMGIDKKIFAVDQSVISEGGSAGDLLQNVPSVSTDMDGNVSLRGSTGVKVLIDGKPSLIAGGNVAQILQSIPASSIESVEVITNPSAKYDAEGQSGIINIVLKKNTKLGFNGSVALTAGNRDNYNANTNLSFQNSKVNIYGNYGYRYGNRLGGGFQDITYKIPSSSTAFANQNTVSTSLDKGHNAKAGLDYYLAPKSVISLSGGFNSRENERNELLDIRQLSSNQSPVLLSNRTNNNDGYGKSYDLNLDYVQKFKKPKEELTFNFGYSYGTNNNDQTYSTNTTNRNGVPIDETLSLQRVFNTGNNTNYNIQTDYALPVGKAGKIEVGYRSQIRLGNNDQYADSIPTNTNTYISNNKLINGFDSKDQVHALYFNYQNQIKDFGYQIGLRGEDARLDTHLEGYTNNVLTTAEGNIHYKRIYPSVFLTQKLKGDNQLQLSYTRRVNRPRPWDTNPFLDVSDPLNYRGGNPNLLPEDVHSFELGYSKYWKKVTLTSSLYFRQTNDVIQRVRSTPVNGIITSTPQNLTNQINSGLELIGRFDLIKALNFTTNVNLYQAKFAGDARFDIPSSSGFSWNANLTGNLTVVKNLSLQVRGDYRAPEVMAQGKRNAMYGVDGGAKYDFPNKKASLSFNVRDVFNTRRWSMTTEDRATIVDFERQFQGTMGNLTFSYRFGKTTFTGTNKKKKEEQDNRPDEGSF
- a CDS encoding NUDIX hydrolase, which produces MEEINPWKTLESDVKYDNNWIRLTEHQVINPSGGQGIYGTVHFKNLAIGILPLDEDYNTWLVGQYRYPINAYSWEIPEGGGPFHEAPLESARRELLEETGMSARNWKEIQRMHLSNSVSDELSIIYIATDLIQGIAMPEETEELVIKKLPFDEAYQMVMNGEITDSMSVAAILKAKLMMLNGEL
- a CDS encoding NAD(P)-dependent oxidoreductase; translated protein: MNKILIVDDLHPAFKEQAIAMGYEVDDEPQITRQQTLDKIKDYTGIAVRTKFRIDAEIFAAAPNLKFVARAGAGLDNIDDKIAFERNIELINAPEGNCDAVGEHATGLLLSLMNNFRRADMEIRNGVWDREGNRGYELKGKKVGIIGYGFMGQSFAKKLAGFEVDVMAYDKYKTGFSDAFAREVSMEEIVKHSDVLSLHIPLTAETRQMIDDEYFYHFKKPIFFINTARGEIVNTTAVLNAIKTGKILGAGLDVLQTEKFPALGEQTWYSELKSNGRVILTPHVGGWTFDSYRKISEVLAEKLSALSF